Within Candidatus Rubrimentiphilum sp., the genomic segment CCCCAGTTCGTCGGCGAGACGGCGCTGGCGACGCAAAAAGCGGCCGACGACTTTCCGCGCATCGTGGGAATCGTGATGGACGGCCGCGCCCCGGCACGCGAGGGATACCACGTCTTCTTGGGCGAGAAGCGCGTGGGCGAGATTCGCAGCGGATCGATCGGGCCGTCGGTCGGAAACAAGAGCATCGGCACGGCGTTGGTGGAAAAGGAAGCCGCAACTCCCGGCACGGACGTAGTGGTTCACATTCGAGGAACCGCGTACGGCGCGAAAGTCATGCAACTGCCATTTTACAAGAGGAGCTACAAAATTGGCGCAGCCTGAAGGCCTGCTCTACAGCAAAGAACACGAGTGGGTGAAGATCGACGGAGACAAGGCGACCGTCGGCATCACCGACTACGCGCAAGACTCGCTGGGCGACATCGTCTACGTTGAGCTGCCCAAAGTCGGAAAGCAAGTGGCCCAGTCTGCAGCAGTCGGCGTGGTCGAATCGGTGAAAGCCGTCTCCGATCTCTTTACGCCGGTCGGCGGAGAGATTCTGGAGGTGAACTCCGCGCTCGACAACGACCCCGCGCTCGTCAACCGCGAACCATTCGAGGGCGGCTGGATGTTCAAAGTGAAGCTGGCCGGCGATTCGCCGACGGCCGGCCTACTCTCCGCCGCCGACTACGAGAAGTTCACTAAAGAAGGCTAGCCCTTGTACACGCCCCACACCAAAACCGATATCGCGCAGATGCTGCAGGCGATCGGCGTTGATTCGCTCGACGCGCTCCTGCCCGTTCCTGACGCGGTCAAGCTCCGCGAAAAGCTCGAGGTGGTGCCGGCGCTGCCGGAGTCGGAGATTGTGCGGCGCTTCGAAGAGCTGGCGCGCGAAAATGCGGGCGCGTCCTTCGTTTCATTTCTAGGCGCCGGAAGCTACCGGCACTACGCGCCGCCGGCCATAACGGCGCTTGCCATGCGCGGCGAGTTTCTGACGGCATACACGCCGTATCAAGCCGAAGTTTCGCAAGGCTACTTGCAAGCGATTTACGAGTGGCAGACTTACATCTGTTTGCTAACCGGCATGGACATCGCCAACGCCTCGGTTTACGACGGCGCGACCGCATTGGCCGAAGCCGCGATCATGGCGATCAATGCGAACGGGCGCCAGAAACTTCTGGTCTCGCGCGCGATTCATCCGAATTACCGTGCGGTTCTAAAAACCTATTGCAACGGGCTGGACGTGCAGATCGACGAGCTGCCGGTCGCGCCGGATGGCACGACCGACTTGAGCGAGCTAAGCCGTCGCGTCGCAAGCAAAGAGTACGCGTGCGTGGCAATCCAATCGCCGAACTTCTTCGGCGTAATCGATACGCCCGACTCGGCCGCGAAGGCCGCACTCAAGGAATCCGGGACGGTTCTTGTCGGCGTCGTCGCCGAAGCGCTCTCGCTGGGCGCATTGCAGACGCCGGCGCAATGGGGTGCGGAGATCGTCGTGGGCGAAGCGCAAAGCTTCGGCGTTCCGGTGGCATACGGCGGCCCGTACGTCGGCTTTATCGCTTCGACTACCGAACATCTGCGCCGTATCCCGGGCCGGCTCGCCGGGAAAACGGTTGATGCGAACGGCAGGGAGGGGTATGTCCTTACCTTGCAGGCGCGCGAACAGCACATCCGGCGCGAACGCGCGACCTCGAACATCTGCACGAATCAAGCGCACTGCGCGCTGATCGCCACCATTTACTTGGCGCTAGTTGGAAAAACCGGGCTGCGCGACATCGCGGCTGCGAATTTGCGGCGTGCACGCGAACTGGCTGCAGCCGTAAGTGCGATCGATGGGTGCTCGCTGCAATTCACCGCGCCGTATTT encodes:
- the gcvH gene encoding glycine cleavage system protein GcvH; this translates as MAQPEGLLYSKEHEWVKIDGDKATVGITDYAQDSLGDIVYVELPKVGKQVAQSAAVGVVESVKAVSDLFTPVGGEILEVNSALDNDPALVNREPFEGGWMFKVKLAGDSPTAGLLSAADYEKFTKEG
- the gcvPA gene encoding aminomethyl-transferring glycine dehydrogenase subunit GcvPA, with the protein product MYTPHTKTDIAQMLQAIGVDSLDALLPVPDAVKLREKLEVVPALPESEIVRRFEELARENAGASFVSFLGAGSYRHYAPPAITALAMRGEFLTAYTPYQAEVSQGYLQAIYEWQTYICLLTGMDIANASVYDGATALAEAAIMAINANGRQKLLVSRAIHPNYRAVLKTYCNGLDVQIDELPVAPDGTTDLSELSRRVASKEYACVAIQSPNFFGVIDTPDSAAKAALKESGTVLVGVVAEALSLGALQTPAQWGAEIVVGEAQSFGVPVAYGGPYVGFIASTTEHLRRIPGRLAGKTVDANGREGYVLTLQAREQHIRRERATSNICTNQAHCALIATIYLALVGKTGLRDIAAANLRRARELAAAVSAIDGCSLQFTAPYFNEIVVDVHQPAKHVLEKLEQRGILGGVDLGRYYPEYADCILMAATEMTTTADIDKLAKALRESVHAPARV